A stretch of the Archangium violaceum genome encodes the following:
- a CDS encoding response regulator transcription factor: protein MQTGPRIRIGILDDQQLFRESLAALFASAGHEVAVQSPDVEGFLAQLQESALDVAVVDLRLERMGSAEVDDGLRLVALLRERSPRTRVLILSGQREPAQMERCFQAGVAGFVSKLNVSCAELVAAVEQVARGEWVVPSEFVSPMQVAQEASERASPLDRLTLREREVLSLVAIGADNLQISARLGITERTVKAHVSNLYRKLGVQNRVEMAMLGFQSGLSSTPDAHPQP from the coding sequence ATGCAGACGGGACCGCGAATCCGGATTGGCATCCTGGACGACCAACAGCTCTTCCGTGAGAGCCTGGCTGCTCTCTTCGCGAGCGCGGGTCATGAGGTGGCCGTCCAGAGCCCCGATGTGGAGGGCTTCCTGGCGCAGCTCCAGGAGTCGGCTCTGGATGTGGCCGTGGTGGATCTACGGCTCGAGCGCATGGGCAGCGCGGAAGTGGACGACGGCCTGCGCCTGGTGGCGCTGCTGAGGGAGCGGTCTCCGCGAACCCGCGTGCTCATCCTCTCGGGTCAGCGGGAGCCCGCGCAGATGGAGCGCTGCTTCCAGGCGGGAGTCGCTGGCTTCGTCAGCAAGCTCAACGTGAGCTGCGCCGAATTGGTGGCCGCCGTGGAGCAGGTGGCCCGGGGCGAGTGGGTCGTTCCGTCGGAGTTCGTGAGTCCGATGCAGGTCGCCCAGGAGGCGAGCGAGCGCGCCTCGCCGTTGGATCGGCTCACCCTGCGTGAGCGCGAGGTGCTGAGCCTGGTGGCGATCGGCGCGGACAACCTGCAGATCTCCGCCCGGCTCGGCATCACCGAGCGCACGGTGAAGGCGCACGTCTCCAATCTCTATCGCAAGCTGGGGGTGCAGAACCGCGTGGAGATGGCGATGCTGGGATTCCAGTCCGGGCTCTCCAGCACCCCGGACGCACACCCACAGCCCTAG